In Nerophis ophidion isolate RoL-2023_Sa linkage group LG03, RoL_Noph_v1.0, whole genome shotgun sequence, the following are encoded in one genomic region:
- the mocs3 gene encoding adenylyltransferase and sulfurtransferase MOCS3 isoform X3, protein MTQEIFSLRAQLKEKEKEIATLRNKLDVLEKWKHPMFAGGRSAEARESAAASLTGARGTTQSPLMSTKNGCLDPGLHDEVTSLPPLKAKAALPNEDIMRYSRQLLLPELGVQGQLNLSKTSVLVVGCGGLGCPLAQYLAAAGIGRLGLLDYDEVELSNLHRQVLHGEENQGQAKALSAANAVRRLNSSVECVPYHFQLSSENALQLIQQYDIVADCSDNVPTRYLVNDACVLSGKPLVSASALRMEGQLTIYNYDGGPCYRCLYPVPPPPETVTNCSDGGVLGVGIMGCFQALEVLKVASGQGSSCGQQLVIFDAQSARFRSIRLRPKQSGCAVCGEKPSVTQLVDYEAFCGSAATDKCRRLNLLSRDQRISVQDYKSIVDKAEPHLLLDVRPLVEVEICHLPSSLNIPLASLEERKSEHIQLLQEHICRLKQHKAGDYWPPVYVICKLGNDSQKAVQVLEKMSGSEVDNISAKDICGGLMAWAQRVDLTFPQY, encoded by the exons ATGACGCAGGAAATATTCTCCTTGAGGGCACAGCTAaaagagaaagaaaaagaaaTCGCAACTCTGAGGAATAAACTGGACGTACTCGAAAAG TGGAAGCATCCCATGTTCGCGGGCGGCCGGTCggcggaggcaagagagtccgcagctgcctctttgacaggggcacgaggaacgacgcaatctccgctcatgtctacg AAGAATGGCTGCTTAGATCCAGGGCTACATGATGAAGTAACATCTCTTCCTCCACTTAAAGCCAAAGCAGCTCTTCCCAACGAAGACATAATGCGTTATAGTAGACAGCTCCTCCTGCCTGAGCTAGGAGTACAAG GGCAACTGAACCTATCCAAGACCTCGGTGCTGGTTGTTGGGTGTGGAGGACTTGGCTGTCCTCTGGCTCAGTATTTAGCAGCAGCAGGTATAG GGCGCCTGGGCCTGCTGGACTATGATGAGGTGGAGCTCAGCAACCTGCATAGACAAGTGCTGCATGGGGAGGAGAACCAGGGTCAAGCTAAAGCTCTGTCTGCTGCCAATGCAGTTAGAAG GTTAAACTCAAGTGTGGAGTGTGTCCCTTACCACTTCCAGCTTTCGTCTGAGAACGCCTTGCAGCTCATTCAACA ATATGACATTGTGGCTGATTGTTCAGACAATGTCCCCACTCGTTACCTTGTCAATGATGCCTGTGTGCTCAGTGGTAAACCTCTAGTATCAGCAAGTGCCCTGAGAATGGAGGGACAG TTGACCATTTACAACTATGATGGAGGTCCCTGCTACAGATGCTTGTATCCAGTGCCTCCGCCCCCGGAGACAGTGACCAACTGTTCTGACGGAGGCGTGCTAGGCGTCG GCATAATGGGTTGCTTTCAAGCACTGGAGGTCCTCAAGGTAGCATCTGGACAAGGCT CTTCATGTGGCCAGCAACTGGTAATCTTTGACGCTCAAAGTGCCAGATTCAGATCCATCCGGTTGCGTCCTAAGCAGTCGGGTTGTGCAGTGTGTGGTGAGAAGCCCAGTGTAACGCAGCTAGTGGACTACGAGGCCTTCTGCGGGTCAGCTGCAACAGATAAG TGTCGCAGACTGAACCTCCTGTCCAGAGATCAGAGGATCTCAGTGCAG GATTACAAATCCATTGTGGACAAAGCAGAGCCTCATCTCTTGTTGGATGTGCGCCCTCTTGTGGAGGTGGAGATTTGCCATTTACCCAGCTCGCTGA ACATTCCGCTTGCAAGTTTAGAAGAGAGGAAAAGTGAACATATCCAGTTACTTCAAGAGCACATATGCCGATTGAAACAGCATAAGGCCGGTGACTACTGGCCTCCAG TTTATGTGATTTGTAAGCTGGGCAACGACTCTCAGAAGGCGGTGCAGGTTCTAGAGAAGATGAGTGGATCAGAAGTGGACAATATCTCAGCGAAAGACATCTGCGGAGGCCTGATGGCCTGGGCCCAGAGGGTAGACCTCACATTCCCACAAtattaa
- the mocs3 gene encoding adenylyltransferase and sulfurtransferase MOCS3 isoform X4, with protein MTQEIFSLRAQLKEKEKEIATLRNKLDVLEKKNGCLDPGLHDEVTSLPPLKAKAALPNEDIMRYSRQLLLPELGVQGQLNLSKTSVLVVGCGGLGCPLAQYLAAAGIGRLGLLDYDEVELSNLHRQVLHGEENQGQAKALSAANAVRRLNSSVECVPYHFQLSSENALQLIQQYDIVADCSDNVPTRYLVNDACVLSGKPLVSASALRMEGQLTIYNYDGGPCYRCLYPVPPPPETVTNCSDGGVLGVVPGIMGCFQALEVLKVASGQGSSCGQQLVIFDAQSARFRSIRLRPKQSGCAVCGEKPSVTQLVDYEAFCGSAATDKCRRLNLLSRDQRISVQDYKSIVDKAEPHLLLDVRPLVEVEICHLPSSLNIPLASLEERKSEHIQLLQEHICRLKQHKAGDYWPPVYVICKLGNDSQKAVQVLEKMSGSEVDNISAKDICGGLMAWAQRVDLTFPQY; from the exons ATGACGCAGGAAATATTCTCCTTGAGGGCACAGCTAaaagagaaagaaaaagaaaTCGCAACTCTGAGGAATAAACTGGACGTACTCGAAAAG AAGAATGGCTGCTTAGATCCAGGGCTACATGATGAAGTAACATCTCTTCCTCCACTTAAAGCCAAAGCAGCTCTTCCCAACGAAGACATAATGCGTTATAGTAGACAGCTCCTCCTGCCTGAGCTAGGAGTACAAG GGCAACTGAACCTATCCAAGACCTCGGTGCTGGTTGTTGGGTGTGGAGGACTTGGCTGTCCTCTGGCTCAGTATTTAGCAGCAGCAGGTATAG GGCGCCTGGGCCTGCTGGACTATGATGAGGTGGAGCTCAGCAACCTGCATAGACAAGTGCTGCATGGGGAGGAGAACCAGGGTCAAGCTAAAGCTCTGTCTGCTGCCAATGCAGTTAGAAG GTTAAACTCAAGTGTGGAGTGTGTCCCTTACCACTTCCAGCTTTCGTCTGAGAACGCCTTGCAGCTCATTCAACA ATATGACATTGTGGCTGATTGTTCAGACAATGTCCCCACTCGTTACCTTGTCAATGATGCCTGTGTGCTCAGTGGTAAACCTCTAGTATCAGCAAGTGCCCTGAGAATGGAGGGACAG TTGACCATTTACAACTATGATGGAGGTCCCTGCTACAGATGCTTGTATCCAGTGCCTCCGCCCCCGGAGACAGTGACCAACTGTTCTGACGGAGGCGTGCTAGGCGTCG TTCCAGGCATAATGGGTTGCTTTCAAGCACTGGAGGTCCTCAAGGTAGCATCTGGACAAGGCT CTTCATGTGGCCAGCAACTGGTAATCTTTGACGCTCAAAGTGCCAGATTCAGATCCATCCGGTTGCGTCCTAAGCAGTCGGGTTGTGCAGTGTGTGGTGAGAAGCCCAGTGTAACGCAGCTAGTGGACTACGAGGCCTTCTGCGGGTCAGCTGCAACAGATAAG TGTCGCAGACTGAACCTCCTGTCCAGAGATCAGAGGATCTCAGTGCAG GATTACAAATCCATTGTGGACAAAGCAGAGCCTCATCTCTTGTTGGATGTGCGCCCTCTTGTGGAGGTGGAGATTTGCCATTTACCCAGCTCGCTGA ACATTCCGCTTGCAAGTTTAGAAGAGAGGAAAAGTGAACATATCCAGTTACTTCAAGAGCACATATGCCGATTGAAACAGCATAAGGCCGGTGACTACTGGCCTCCAG TTTATGTGATTTGTAAGCTGGGCAACGACTCTCAGAAGGCGGTGCAGGTTCTAGAGAAGATGAGTGGATCAGAAGTGGACAATATCTCAGCGAAAGACATCTGCGGAGGCCTGATGGCCTGGGCCCAGAGGGTAGACCTCACATTCCCACAAtattaa
- the mocs3 gene encoding adenylyltransferase and sulfurtransferase MOCS3 isoform X1 — MTQEIFSLRAQLKEKEKEIATLRNKLDVLEKWKHPMFAGGRSAEARESAAASLTGARGTTQSPLMSTKNGCLDPGLHDEVTSLPPLKAKAALPNEDIMRYSRQLLLPELGVQGQLNLSKTSVLVVGCGGLGCPLAQYLAAAGIGRLGLLDYDEVELSNLHRQVLHGEENQGQAKALSAANAVRRLNSSVECVPYHFQLSSENALQLIQQYDIVADCSDNVPTRYLVNDACVLSGKPLVSASALRMEGQLTIYNYDGGPCYRCLYPVPPPPETVTNCSDGGVLGVVPGIMGCFQALEVLKVASGQGSSCGQQLVIFDAQSARFRSIRLRPKQSGCAVCGEKPSVTQLVDYEAFCGSAATDKCRRLNLLSRDQRISVQDYKSIVDKAEPHLLLDVRPLVEVEICHLPSSLNIPLASLEERKSEHIQLLQEHICRLKQHKAGDYWPPVYVICKLGNDSQKAVQVLEKMSGSEVDNISAKDICGGLMAWAQRVDLTFPQY, encoded by the exons ATGACGCAGGAAATATTCTCCTTGAGGGCACAGCTAaaagagaaagaaaaagaaaTCGCAACTCTGAGGAATAAACTGGACGTACTCGAAAAG TGGAAGCATCCCATGTTCGCGGGCGGCCGGTCggcggaggcaagagagtccgcagctgcctctttgacaggggcacgaggaacgacgcaatctccgctcatgtctacg AAGAATGGCTGCTTAGATCCAGGGCTACATGATGAAGTAACATCTCTTCCTCCACTTAAAGCCAAAGCAGCTCTTCCCAACGAAGACATAATGCGTTATAGTAGACAGCTCCTCCTGCCTGAGCTAGGAGTACAAG GGCAACTGAACCTATCCAAGACCTCGGTGCTGGTTGTTGGGTGTGGAGGACTTGGCTGTCCTCTGGCTCAGTATTTAGCAGCAGCAGGTATAG GGCGCCTGGGCCTGCTGGACTATGATGAGGTGGAGCTCAGCAACCTGCATAGACAAGTGCTGCATGGGGAGGAGAACCAGGGTCAAGCTAAAGCTCTGTCTGCTGCCAATGCAGTTAGAAG GTTAAACTCAAGTGTGGAGTGTGTCCCTTACCACTTCCAGCTTTCGTCTGAGAACGCCTTGCAGCTCATTCAACA ATATGACATTGTGGCTGATTGTTCAGACAATGTCCCCACTCGTTACCTTGTCAATGATGCCTGTGTGCTCAGTGGTAAACCTCTAGTATCAGCAAGTGCCCTGAGAATGGAGGGACAG TTGACCATTTACAACTATGATGGAGGTCCCTGCTACAGATGCTTGTATCCAGTGCCTCCGCCCCCGGAGACAGTGACCAACTGTTCTGACGGAGGCGTGCTAGGCGTCG TTCCAGGCATAATGGGTTGCTTTCAAGCACTGGAGGTCCTCAAGGTAGCATCTGGACAAGGCT CTTCATGTGGCCAGCAACTGGTAATCTTTGACGCTCAAAGTGCCAGATTCAGATCCATCCGGTTGCGTCCTAAGCAGTCGGGTTGTGCAGTGTGTGGTGAGAAGCCCAGTGTAACGCAGCTAGTGGACTACGAGGCCTTCTGCGGGTCAGCTGCAACAGATAAG TGTCGCAGACTGAACCTCCTGTCCAGAGATCAGAGGATCTCAGTGCAG GATTACAAATCCATTGTGGACAAAGCAGAGCCTCATCTCTTGTTGGATGTGCGCCCTCTTGTGGAGGTGGAGATTTGCCATTTACCCAGCTCGCTGA ACATTCCGCTTGCAAGTTTAGAAGAGAGGAAAAGTGAACATATCCAGTTACTTCAAGAGCACATATGCCGATTGAAACAGCATAAGGCCGGTGACTACTGGCCTCCAG TTTATGTGATTTGTAAGCTGGGCAACGACTCTCAGAAGGCGGTGCAGGTTCTAGAGAAGATGAGTGGATCAGAAGTGGACAATATCTCAGCGAAAGACATCTGCGGAGGCCTGATGGCCTGGGCCCAGAGGGTAGACCTCACATTCCCACAAtattaa
- the mocs3 gene encoding adenylyltransferase and sulfurtransferase MOCS3 isoform X2 yields MTQEIFSLRAQLKEKEKEIATLRNKLDVLEKWKHPMFAGGRSAEARESAAASLTGARGTTQSPLMSTNGCLDPGLHDEVTSLPPLKAKAALPNEDIMRYSRQLLLPELGVQGQLNLSKTSVLVVGCGGLGCPLAQYLAAAGIGRLGLLDYDEVELSNLHRQVLHGEENQGQAKALSAANAVRRLNSSVECVPYHFQLSSENALQLIQQYDIVADCSDNVPTRYLVNDACVLSGKPLVSASALRMEGQLTIYNYDGGPCYRCLYPVPPPPETVTNCSDGGVLGVVPGIMGCFQALEVLKVASGQGSSCGQQLVIFDAQSARFRSIRLRPKQSGCAVCGEKPSVTQLVDYEAFCGSAATDKCRRLNLLSRDQRISVQDYKSIVDKAEPHLLLDVRPLVEVEICHLPSSLNIPLASLEERKSEHIQLLQEHICRLKQHKAGDYWPPVYVICKLGNDSQKAVQVLEKMSGSEVDNISAKDICGGLMAWAQRVDLTFPQY; encoded by the exons ATGACGCAGGAAATATTCTCCTTGAGGGCACAGCTAaaagagaaagaaaaagaaaTCGCAACTCTGAGGAATAAACTGGACGTACTCGAAAAG TGGAAGCATCCCATGTTCGCGGGCGGCCGGTCggcggaggcaagagagtccgcagctgcctctttgacaggggcacgaggaacgacgcaatctccgctcatgtctacg AATGGCTGCTTAGATCCAGGGCTACATGATGAAGTAACATCTCTTCCTCCACTTAAAGCCAAAGCAGCTCTTCCCAACGAAGACATAATGCGTTATAGTAGACAGCTCCTCCTGCCTGAGCTAGGAGTACAAG GGCAACTGAACCTATCCAAGACCTCGGTGCTGGTTGTTGGGTGTGGAGGACTTGGCTGTCCTCTGGCTCAGTATTTAGCAGCAGCAGGTATAG GGCGCCTGGGCCTGCTGGACTATGATGAGGTGGAGCTCAGCAACCTGCATAGACAAGTGCTGCATGGGGAGGAGAACCAGGGTCAAGCTAAAGCTCTGTCTGCTGCCAATGCAGTTAGAAG GTTAAACTCAAGTGTGGAGTGTGTCCCTTACCACTTCCAGCTTTCGTCTGAGAACGCCTTGCAGCTCATTCAACA ATATGACATTGTGGCTGATTGTTCAGACAATGTCCCCACTCGTTACCTTGTCAATGATGCCTGTGTGCTCAGTGGTAAACCTCTAGTATCAGCAAGTGCCCTGAGAATGGAGGGACAG TTGACCATTTACAACTATGATGGAGGTCCCTGCTACAGATGCTTGTATCCAGTGCCTCCGCCCCCGGAGACAGTGACCAACTGTTCTGACGGAGGCGTGCTAGGCGTCG TTCCAGGCATAATGGGTTGCTTTCAAGCACTGGAGGTCCTCAAGGTAGCATCTGGACAAGGCT CTTCATGTGGCCAGCAACTGGTAATCTTTGACGCTCAAAGTGCCAGATTCAGATCCATCCGGTTGCGTCCTAAGCAGTCGGGTTGTGCAGTGTGTGGTGAGAAGCCCAGTGTAACGCAGCTAGTGGACTACGAGGCCTTCTGCGGGTCAGCTGCAACAGATAAG TGTCGCAGACTGAACCTCCTGTCCAGAGATCAGAGGATCTCAGTGCAG GATTACAAATCCATTGTGGACAAAGCAGAGCCTCATCTCTTGTTGGATGTGCGCCCTCTTGTGGAGGTGGAGATTTGCCATTTACCCAGCTCGCTGA ACATTCCGCTTGCAAGTTTAGAAGAGAGGAAAAGTGAACATATCCAGTTACTTCAAGAGCACATATGCCGATTGAAACAGCATAAGGCCGGTGACTACTGGCCTCCAG TTTATGTGATTTGTAAGCTGGGCAACGACTCTCAGAAGGCGGTGCAGGTTCTAGAGAAGATGAGTGGATCAGAAGTGGACAATATCTCAGCGAAAGACATCTGCGGAGGCCTGATGGCCTGGGCCCAGAGGGTAGACCTCACATTCCCACAAtattaa
- the mocs3 gene encoding adenylyltransferase and sulfurtransferase MOCS3 isoform X5 → MTQEIFSLRAQLKEKEKEIATLRNKLDVLEKNGCLDPGLHDEVTSLPPLKAKAALPNEDIMRYSRQLLLPELGVQGQLNLSKTSVLVVGCGGLGCPLAQYLAAAGIGRLGLLDYDEVELSNLHRQVLHGEENQGQAKALSAANAVRRLNSSVECVPYHFQLSSENALQLIQQYDIVADCSDNVPTRYLVNDACVLSGKPLVSASALRMEGQLTIYNYDGGPCYRCLYPVPPPPETVTNCSDGGVLGVVPGIMGCFQALEVLKVASGQGSSCGQQLVIFDAQSARFRSIRLRPKQSGCAVCGEKPSVTQLVDYEAFCGSAATDKCRRLNLLSRDQRISVQDYKSIVDKAEPHLLLDVRPLVEVEICHLPSSLNIPLASLEERKSEHIQLLQEHICRLKQHKAGDYWPPVYVICKLGNDSQKAVQVLEKMSGSEVDNISAKDICGGLMAWAQRVDLTFPQY, encoded by the exons ATGACGCAGGAAATATTCTCCTTGAGGGCACAGCTAaaagagaaagaaaaagaaaTCGCAACTCTGAGGAATAAACTGGACGTACTCGAAAAG AATGGCTGCTTAGATCCAGGGCTACATGATGAAGTAACATCTCTTCCTCCACTTAAAGCCAAAGCAGCTCTTCCCAACGAAGACATAATGCGTTATAGTAGACAGCTCCTCCTGCCTGAGCTAGGAGTACAAG GGCAACTGAACCTATCCAAGACCTCGGTGCTGGTTGTTGGGTGTGGAGGACTTGGCTGTCCTCTGGCTCAGTATTTAGCAGCAGCAGGTATAG GGCGCCTGGGCCTGCTGGACTATGATGAGGTGGAGCTCAGCAACCTGCATAGACAAGTGCTGCATGGGGAGGAGAACCAGGGTCAAGCTAAAGCTCTGTCTGCTGCCAATGCAGTTAGAAG GTTAAACTCAAGTGTGGAGTGTGTCCCTTACCACTTCCAGCTTTCGTCTGAGAACGCCTTGCAGCTCATTCAACA ATATGACATTGTGGCTGATTGTTCAGACAATGTCCCCACTCGTTACCTTGTCAATGATGCCTGTGTGCTCAGTGGTAAACCTCTAGTATCAGCAAGTGCCCTGAGAATGGAGGGACAG TTGACCATTTACAACTATGATGGAGGTCCCTGCTACAGATGCTTGTATCCAGTGCCTCCGCCCCCGGAGACAGTGACCAACTGTTCTGACGGAGGCGTGCTAGGCGTCG TTCCAGGCATAATGGGTTGCTTTCAAGCACTGGAGGTCCTCAAGGTAGCATCTGGACAAGGCT CTTCATGTGGCCAGCAACTGGTAATCTTTGACGCTCAAAGTGCCAGATTCAGATCCATCCGGTTGCGTCCTAAGCAGTCGGGTTGTGCAGTGTGTGGTGAGAAGCCCAGTGTAACGCAGCTAGTGGACTACGAGGCCTTCTGCGGGTCAGCTGCAACAGATAAG TGTCGCAGACTGAACCTCCTGTCCAGAGATCAGAGGATCTCAGTGCAG GATTACAAATCCATTGTGGACAAAGCAGAGCCTCATCTCTTGTTGGATGTGCGCCCTCTTGTGGAGGTGGAGATTTGCCATTTACCCAGCTCGCTGA ACATTCCGCTTGCAAGTTTAGAAGAGAGGAAAAGTGAACATATCCAGTTACTTCAAGAGCACATATGCCGATTGAAACAGCATAAGGCCGGTGACTACTGGCCTCCAG TTTATGTGATTTGTAAGCTGGGCAACGACTCTCAGAAGGCGGTGCAGGTTCTAGAGAAGATGAGTGGATCAGAAGTGGACAATATCTCAGCGAAAGACATCTGCGGAGGCCTGATGGCCTGGGCCCAGAGGGTAGACCTCACATTCCCACAAtattaa